One stretch of Microvirga lotononidis DNA includes these proteins:
- the eda gene encoding bifunctional 4-hydroxy-2-oxoglutarate aldolase/2-dehydro-3-deoxy-phosphogluconate aldolase, which produces MPQDPKDLASARSKTLADLLRAGPIVPVITLERVEDAVPLARALVAGGLRLLEITLRTAAAAESAAAIIRDVPEAIVGIGTVLTPKDLERAQALGARYALSPGATPDLLEAASRSEMPFIPGIATASELMAALAHGFQTVKFFPAVASGGIPALKALAGPFPQARFCPTGGIDEKNARDWLALSNVVAIGGSWVCQTSDIRAQAWGEITAKAQRAMTSIKE; this is translated from the coding sequence ATGCCTCAAGACCCGAAGGATCTCGCCAGCGCTCGCAGCAAGACGCTGGCTGACCTCCTCCGCGCCGGTCCCATCGTCCCGGTGATCACGCTGGAACGTGTGGAGGATGCGGTTCCCCTCGCGCGTGCCCTCGTCGCAGGCGGATTGCGCCTGCTGGAAATCACCCTGCGCACTGCCGCTGCGGCAGAATCAGCGGCGGCCATCATCCGGGACGTGCCCGAGGCCATCGTCGGCATCGGGACCGTCCTGACCCCGAAGGATCTGGAGCGCGCGCAGGCCCTCGGCGCGCGTTATGCCTTGAGCCCCGGTGCCACGCCCGACCTGCTCGAAGCGGCGAGCCGGAGCGAGATGCCGTTCATTCCCGGCATCGCCACCGCGTCCGAATTGATGGCGGCTCTCGCCCACGGCTTTCAGACCGTCAAATTCTTCCCGGCCGTCGCATCCGGCGGGATCCCGGCCTTGAAAGCCCTCGCCGGACCGTTCCCGCAGGCGCGCTTCTGCCCGACGGGCGGGATCGACGAGAAGAACGCCCGGGATTGGCTCGCCTTGTCGAATGTCGTGGCCATCGGCGGATCGTGGGTCTGCCAGACCTCCGACATCCGTGCGCAAGCCTGGGGTGAGATCACGGCGAAAGCGCAGCGTGCCATGACGTCGATCAAGGAATGA
- a CDS encoding sugar kinase, giving the protein MTQVACIGECMIELREEADGRLSRGYGGDTFNTAVYLARLGTPTDYITALGDDSWSDELITAWNKEGVGTQRVLRLPGRLPGLYIIQTDAKGERRFSYWRETAAARLLFQAPEAASIIEAIGTYDLAYLSGISLSLYGESGRERLFDVLRNARSNGRLVAFDTNFRPRGWPDPDVARAAFREAFACADIILASTEDLDLLFGSKGVEELLAFSGKAEIVLKHPDLTCRVLSQGEDILVPGKPAEDVVDTTAAGDSFAAAYLNARLSGESQRSAAAAGHRLAGQVVRYRGAIIPREAMP; this is encoded by the coding sequence ATGACTCAAGTCGCCTGCATCGGTGAATGCATGATCGAGCTCCGCGAAGAGGCCGACGGCCGTTTATCGAGGGGATACGGCGGCGATACGTTCAATACCGCCGTCTACCTGGCCCGCCTCGGGACGCCGACCGATTACATCACCGCGCTCGGAGACGACAGCTGGAGCGATGAGCTGATCACGGCCTGGAACAAGGAAGGCGTTGGGACACAACGGGTGCTGCGCCTGCCCGGACGTCTCCCGGGGCTCTACATCATCCAGACGGACGCGAAGGGGGAGCGTCGCTTCTCCTACTGGCGCGAAACCGCAGCTGCGCGCCTGCTGTTCCAGGCACCGGAAGCCGCAAGCATCATCGAAGCCATCGGCACATACGATCTCGCCTACCTGTCGGGCATCTCCCTCTCGCTCTACGGAGAGAGCGGGCGAGAGCGCCTGTTCGACGTTCTTCGCAACGCCCGGTCCAACGGCCGACTTGTGGCCTTCGACACGAATTTCCGCCCGCGCGGCTGGCCGGATCCGGACGTCGCACGAGCAGCCTTCCGCGAGGCTTTCGCCTGCGCCGATATCATCCTCGCCTCCACAGAAGACCTCGACCTTCTCTTCGGCAGCAAGGGTGTGGAAGAGCTGCTCGCCTTCTCGGGCAAGGCAGAGATCGTTCTCAAACATCCCGACCTGACCTGCCGCGTCCTGTCGCAAGGTGAGGACATCCTCGTGCCCGGCAAGCCTGCGGAAGACGTGGTCGACACCACGGCCGCCGGCGACAGCTTCGCCGCCGCCTATCTGAATGCGCGCCTGTCGGGCGAGAGCCAGCGTTCCGCTGCGGCGGCAGGCCATCGCCTCGCCGGACAGGTCGTGCGCTATCGTGGCGCGATCATCCCGCGCGAAGCGATGCCATAA
- a CDS encoding HU family DNA-binding protein, producing MAKTATKVSKKAPAKKAAAPKAAAKASSKAAKAPAKAASKAAATKAAATRAPAKKAAVKKVAKASSSASSPILTLRHIAEKLSELHELPKRQANEMLTQVVEMIAKSLKKGDKIRLTGLGILQVRKRAARMGRNPQTGEPVKIKASKKIAFRAAKDLKESI from the coding sequence ATGGCCAAGACTGCAACCAAGGTTTCCAAGAAGGCCCCGGCCAAGAAGGCTGCGGCGCCTAAGGCTGCAGCGAAGGCATCGTCGAAGGCTGCCAAGGCGCCTGCAAAGGCCGCCAGCAAGGCTGCTGCGACTAAGGCTGCTGCGACGAGGGCCCCGGCAAAGAAGGCGGCTGTGAAGAAGGTTGCGAAGGCCTCCTCCTCGGCATCGTCCCCGATCCTGACGCTGCGCCATATCGCCGAGAAGCTCTCCGAACTGCACGAGCTTCCCAAGCGCCAGGCCAATGAGATGCTGACCCAGGTTGTCGAGATGATCGCCAAGAGCCTGAAGAAGGGCGACAAGATTCGCCTGACCGGCCTCGGCATCCTCCAGGTGCGCAAGCGCGCCGCGCGCATGGGCCGCAATCCTCAGACCGGCGAGCCGGTGAAGATCAAGGCCTCGAAGAAGATCGCCTTCCGCGCGGCCAAGGATCTCAAGGAATCCATCTAA
- a CDS encoding acyl-CoA synthetase, translating into MTSTIYDTNLDKNPANYQPLTPLSFLERAASVHPDRTAVIHGPLVRDYRDFYARARRLASALARRGIGRGDTVSVMLPNTPAMLECHYGVPMAGAVLNTLNTRLDAKIIAFSLDHSEAKVLITDREFSATVKAALARSSVKPLVIDYDDPEFTGPGERLGAMEYEEFLAEGDPEFAWNPPRDEWDAITLNYTSGTTGDPKGVVYHHRGAYLLAMGNILTAGMGQHPVYLWTLPMFHCNGWCFPWSLSIVAGIHVCLRAVRAKPMYDALADQRVTHLCGAPIVMSTLLNAPASEKRPLPHTVKFLTAAAPPPEAVLAAMKAAGFDVTHLYGLTEVYGPAVVNEWHDEWDALDQGGYAAKKARQGVRYPVLEALDVLDPETMQPVPADGRTLGEVMFRGNVVMKGYLKNPSGTAKAFEGGWFHSGDLGVKYPDGYVQLKDRSKDIIISGGENISSIEVEDALYRHPAIQAAAVVAMPDEKWGETPCAFVELRPDQSVPAEDIIAWCRQHLASYKCPRTVIFTELPKTSTGKIQKFQLREMARAHKAAG; encoded by the coding sequence ATGACCTCAACGATCTACGATACGAACCTCGACAAGAACCCGGCGAATTACCAGCCGCTGACGCCGCTTTCCTTCCTGGAGCGGGCCGCGAGCGTTCATCCGGACCGGACCGCCGTGATCCACGGCCCCCTGGTTCGCGACTATCGTGACTTTTACGCGCGTGCCCGACGGCTTGCGTCAGCGCTTGCCCGGCGTGGAATCGGGCGCGGCGATACGGTCTCGGTCATGCTTCCCAACACCCCTGCCATGCTCGAATGCCATTACGGCGTCCCGATGGCCGGGGCCGTGCTCAATACGCTGAACACCCGCCTTGATGCCAAGATCATCGCGTTCTCCCTGGACCACAGTGAAGCCAAGGTGCTGATCACGGACAGGGAGTTCTCTGCCACCGTCAAGGCGGCGCTGGCGCGATCTTCGGTCAAGCCCCTCGTCATCGACTACGACGATCCTGAATTCACCGGCCCGGGCGAGCGACTGGGTGCCATGGAGTACGAGGAGTTCCTGGCCGAGGGCGATCCCGAATTCGCCTGGAATCCGCCTCGGGACGAGTGGGACGCGATCACACTGAACTACACCTCGGGCACCACGGGCGACCCGAAGGGCGTCGTCTATCACCATCGCGGCGCCTATCTGCTCGCCATGGGCAATATCCTCACGGCCGGCATGGGCCAACATCCCGTCTATCTGTGGACGCTGCCCATGTTCCATTGCAACGGCTGGTGCTTTCCCTGGTCGCTGTCCATCGTCGCGGGCATCCATGTCTGCCTGCGCGCCGTGCGCGCGAAGCCCATGTACGACGCGCTTGCCGACCAAAGGGTCACGCATCTCTGCGGCGCGCCCATCGTCATGTCGACATTGCTCAATGCGCCGGCCTCCGAGAAGCGCCCCCTTCCCCACACGGTCAAATTCCTGACGGCCGCCGCACCGCCGCCGGAAGCGGTGCTCGCAGCCATGAAGGCTGCAGGCTTCGACGTGACGCATCTGTACGGCCTGACGGAGGTTTATGGCCCTGCGGTGGTCAACGAATGGCACGATGAATGGGATGCGCTCGACCAGGGCGGCTATGCGGCCAAGAAGGCCCGTCAGGGCGTGCGCTATCCGGTTCTGGAAGCCCTCGACGTGCTCGACCCGGAAACGATGCAGCCCGTGCCTGCCGACGGGCGAACCCTCGGCGAGGTCATGTTCCGCGGTAACGTGGTCATGAAGGGCTATCTCAAGAATCCCTCCGGCACGGCGAAGGCCTTCGAGGGCGGCTGGTTTCATTCCGGTGATCTCGGGGTGAAGTATCCGGACGGGTATGTGCAACTCAAGGACCGCTCCAAGGACATCATCATTTCCGGCGGCGAGAACATCTCGTCCATCGAAGTGGAAGATGCGCTCTACAGGCACCCCGCCATTCAAGCGGCCGCCGTCGTCGCGATGCCGGACGAGAAATGGGGCGAGACGCCTTGTGCCTTCGTGGAGCTGAGGCCCGATCAGTCAGTC